The nucleotide window ATCCAGAAGATGCAAATGAAACACAGGGCAGTAGTGAACAACTTTTATCATCTTCCTTGGTGGGGGATGGGGGAGCAAGCTGGAGATTGAAGGCTTTGAAGCGTGCACAGGAGCAAGCAGCACGCGAAGGACGAAATATTGATGAAGTATGTATAATGCCCATAAGTTTTATGGTAAATGcgatttgaaaatttttcctTACATTAAAATGTGGCCACTGTATTTTTTCAGGTTGTTCAAGAACGATGGGGAGATCTTGGTAATCTTGCAAAGTCTGTTGTATCTCGTGGTGCTGCTCCTTCTCGTGCTCATTTGCATGCAATTAAATCCCGGAGGATGGGAGCAGCTGGAGATGTTAAATCAGACTCGAATAATCAAAGTGAAAAGGATTCTGAAAGGGTAACTTAAAATTCTGTGAATTATTGCTTTTCATATTACTACTCAACAAAGCCATAGGGGTAGGCTTTAttaaccaaaacaaatcaacgtgAGAGATCGTTATTGATTTACATGCAACAGAAACTTTATTCCCTCTCTCTGATATTGATGTCCCTCCGGACTCCGTCCCTACTCCATAATCAGCTACCACATAAGTGTTTCGTTCACTGTTTATATACTATTACTACTTACctaaaattgttttattaatgTATAACAATAAGTTTTAGCGAGTAATATTGTTAGATCTGTCTTGATTTCCGTGTTCAATTTTTAATGTGAGTTTTAGAAGTATCTAAATTAGGAATATGAGCTCTCAAAAGATATGCGTTGGTAAACATCAAACCCTAATGTGGCAACTAATTCTTGACAGTGGGagtaatttttttgtatttgctGTTAGGCATACCAAGAAATTGCGGTACTGGTGTGATACTTAATGATCTGGCTTTTTATCCTTGTCACCTTTATTGTGATTTATGTTATTATGTCACTGCTGGATTCTACATTTCTACAGATATTACAATGAGCTACCACTTTAGTCTTTTTGGAGTATATATTACTTGGATAGTATATTGTCGAAGAACTTCAAAAATTGAGAATTGCTCAggcaaaatttttctttttatgcttTTGCTTGGATTCACATAGTtggtctcctaatttttcaaaGTTGTCTATCTTACAGGATTCGAGGCGTGAATCTCTGAGAGATGTCTCTGTCCGTCATCCTGATATGAAAGCACCTAAAGTTCATGATTCCTTATCCTGGGGGAGAAGGAAAGGGCAAAAATTGAGAAGCGAGGATGCAGCCCTGATTTTAAATGCTCTttctaatttaaataaattttcaaatgatggAAACTTTATGAATGAATTCATGAACCATCACAAAAGACCTGAAGGTGGCTCAGATGATGCTTTAAACTCAAAAACTGATGCTATACGGGAGGCAGAATCTGATTCAGCAGTTAAGATTAGTGAGGAGAAGCAGCCTCTGAGTGCTAATCAACTCGCCGCAAAAGCTATGCAGCTAAGACTGAAAGGAAAACATGAGGAGGCTGAAAAACTTATGGTGAGATTTTCTTTGCTTTATGTTTTACCTTATCAAATGGTGTTCCCCCTATTGAAAACTGAGCAGGGAAGAGTAGGTGGTGATGATCTTGTTATgcataaaaaattgaaattagaagtggttagattttatcttttttaagcAAAATGTAAGTTTCTTGACCTGATTGCTGATGTGGTGTACATCTAGCATAGACTAAATCTTAAAGATGACAACTCATTGAGGTTAATGAATATCTTGCTCTAATTTTGCTTCAGATTTTTCATGGTAAACTTGATTATCTGATTCGAAGTTGCCAAGGATCCGAGAAGAGCATTGTGCCTTTTTTACACAAGACAAAATTCTAGTTATAATTGGCTTACATTAGAAGGAGACCATTAATAAGTATTCATTTAATGACATCAATTTAAGATATGAGATGTTCGAGCTGACTTTAGATTCCTGGAAATCTGAATTTTTACAAAAATGGTGTGTACATCTAAATGTGATTTCCCCCCTTGCTGCAGTTTTCATCCCTGGAAAAACTCGCCTCCTCCCCTTCTAAAGATTATTTTTGGAACTATCCTTTTTAAGCTATATAAGTTTGGTTATTTCTTTGTTCCGATAATTGGAGTTGCTTTTCTCATATTTACCAGAGAGAAGCTGAAAACAATAAATTGGATCACCCTCAAGAGGACAGATTAATAGAACTAAAAAACGACGTCTGTGCAAGCAGGTAATTTACATCTTCTCACTTCCTATTTCCCCCACTCTTTCCATCCCCTTCTCTTCTCATATTCCTTTCTCGTTTGCTTTTACGTAAAAGTGTGAGGTTTCCTTGGAAATGCCTGCCTGATGTCATTCTAAATTTTAATTCTTGATTTCTGTCTTCTGCTTGTTGAGTACACTTCTTTTTTAAACTGTTCAGATATGCTATGCAAGATAAACAGCTGCGGCATAAGGGGAAGGAAGACGATGGTGATAGGCATTTGGCgcaaacaataatgaacaataaaaaatatagcacTTCTACTCAGGCTGATgatgaatatgactatgatggaGCGCCCGCTAAAAAGGGCAAGAGGAAAGGTGTTGTCCATGAGAGTAAATTTGACGGTAGGAAATCTATTGCAAAGCGTATTGTTACACAGCAGGAGCGATGCATATTCTGTTTTGAGAACCCAAGTAGACCTAAACATCTGGTTGTAGCTATAGGAAATTTCACGTACCTGATGCTGCCGCAGTTCCAGCCAGTTGCCCCTGGCCATTGTTGCATAGTAACATTGCAGGTATCGTTTTTTGCTGTTAAGTAAAAGTTGCTTCtggttatttttcaattttattgctTAAAAGTTTCTGCACTTGTTCTGTTTAAACCATTCAAAAAactctttttattttacataattgtgTCTACTTTTGGCGTCTTCACCATAGTTCTTTTCTGTTTTGTGGAAGTCTTAATtatattcttataattgtaataTTAACCTCAACAGCACGAACAAGGCACAAGAATGGTAGATGATAATGTTTGGGAAGAAATCCGCAACTTCAAGAAGTGCCTCATTATGATGTTTAAAAAGCAAGACCAAGAAGTAATCTTCTTGGAAACAGTGATTTGGTTGGCAACCCAGAAACGTCATTGCTTGATTGAGTGCATTCCTTTGCCCCAGGACATGGCGAAAGAAGCTCCTCTGTATTTTAAAAAGGTTCCACTCTCTTAGTATTTGagtatttttttacttaaaattgGACGTCTAGATGTGAAGTGTGAACAATATGTCTTGTGTTGCCTGCTTGAAAATGAGCCCATGcgataaaacatttttttttctttcgataggaagttatgctcttTTTCCCAAGCTCGTTTGGTCGTGATGAAGAATAATGGTCTCTGAATCTTTTGGGAAGGTTGCACAAAACATTTCTTTTCCCAATCAGGTGTCTTTTGGGTGTCTCGGTAAAACCCATTGTGATGCATCATCCACTTTGCGAGTTAGACTCATGTACTAATTGACTAGAACGGCATGATTTTAGGTGCAAAATAGGAGAATGTTGTAATTTACTTGCACCTCCATGCAAGTCTGAGCTAAAATCCTTTTACTTGCAGGCAATTGATGAGGCAGAAGACGAGTGGAGTCAGCACAATGCAAAAAAACTAATTGATACGAGTCAAAAAGGGTTGCGTGCTTCAATTCCCAAGAACTTCCCTTACTTCCATGTTGAGTTTGGGCTTAAGCAGGGATTTGTCCATGTAATTGACAACGAAACAGATTGGAAAACCAGCTTTGGTCTCAATGTCGTTAGGGGCATGCTAAAGTCTC belongs to Amaranthus tricolor cultivar Red isolate AtriRed21 chromosome 17, ASM2621246v1, whole genome shotgun sequence and includes:
- the LOC130803612 gene encoding uncharacterized protein LOC130803612 isoform X1, producing the protein MLSGVKFISRDKIDEGDERKLSSSKKEKRRKKKCSDYGSSDDEGVEKIRKGSRKKKWYSSEEYSDSSSSDVVSEGSLGGERKRCKSRKDKGKRRHDDESGSRRSLKRSKHEYSSSPSESDEDGRRGRRKGRSKGKGRDRKGDESDVSGAVGESANAINIDIERKEMGLDWMLRPAERSGNSAKAVIEEQQVEPGHEETQKVNPRELNPYLRDNGSGYPEDANETQGSSEQLLSSSLVGDGGASWRLKALKRAQEQAAREGRNIDEVVQERWGDLGNLAKSVVSRGAAPSRAHLHAIKSRRMGAAGDVKSDSNNQSEKDSERDSRRESLRDVSVRHPDMKAPKVHDSLSWGRRKGQKLRSEDAALILNALSNLNKFSNDGNFMNEFMNHHKRPEGGSDDALNSKTDAIREAESDSAVKISEEKQPLSANQLAAKAMQLRLKGKHEEAEKLMREAENNKLDHPQEDRLIELKNDVCASRYAMQDKQLRHKGKEDDGDRHLAQTIMNNKKYSTSTQADDEYDYDGAPAKKGKRKGVVHESKFDGRKSIAKRIVTQQERCIFCFENPSRPKHLVVAIGNFTYLMLPQFQPVAPGHCCIVTLQHEQGTRMVDDNVWEEIRNFKKCLIMMFKKQDQEVIFLETVIWLATQKRHCLIECIPLPQDMAKEAPLYFKKAIDEAEDEWSQHNAKKLIDTSQKGLRASIPKNFPYFHVEFGLKQGFVHVIDNETDWKTSFGLNVVRGMLKSQDENMYRRRRYESIDIQKEAVAAFARDWEPFDWTKQLD
- the LOC130803612 gene encoding uncharacterized protein LOC130803612 isoform X2; the protein is MLSGVKFISRDKIDEGDERKLSSSKKEKRRKKKCSDYGSSDDEGVEKIRKGSRKKKWYSSEEYSDSSSSDVVSEGSLGGERKRCKSRKDKGKRRHDDESGSRRSLKRSKHEYSSSPSESDEDGRRGRRKGRSKGKGAVGESANAINIDIERKEMGLDWMLRPAERSGNSAKAVIEEQQVEPGHEETQKVNPRELNPYLRDNGSGYPEDANETQGSSEQLLSSSLVGDGGASWRLKALKRAQEQAAREGRNIDEVVQERWGDLGNLAKSVVSRGAAPSRAHLHAIKSRRMGAAGDVKSDSNNQSEKDSERDSRRESLRDVSVRHPDMKAPKVHDSLSWGRRKGQKLRSEDAALILNALSNLNKFSNDGNFMNEFMNHHKRPEGGSDDALNSKTDAIREAESDSAVKISEEKQPLSANQLAAKAMQLRLKGKHEEAEKLMREAENNKLDHPQEDRLIELKNDVCASRYAMQDKQLRHKGKEDDGDRHLAQTIMNNKKYSTSTQADDEYDYDGAPAKKGKRKGVVHESKFDGRKSIAKRIVTQQERCIFCFENPSRPKHLVVAIGNFTYLMLPQFQPVAPGHCCIVTLQHEQGTRMVDDNVWEEIRNFKKCLIMMFKKQDQEVIFLETVIWLATQKRHCLIECIPLPQDMAKEAPLYFKKAIDEAEDEWSQHNAKKLIDTSQKGLRASIPKNFPYFHVEFGLKQGFVHVIDNETDWKTSFGLNVVRGMLKSQDENMYRRRRYESIDIQKEAVAAFARDWEPFDWTKQLD
- the LOC130803612 gene encoding uncharacterized protein LOC130803612 isoform X3: MLSGVKFISRDKIDEGDERKLSSSKKEKRRKKKCSDYGSSDDEGVEKIRKGSRKKKWYSSEEYSDSSSSDVVSEGSLGGERKRCKSRKDKGKRRHDDESGSRRSLKRSKHEYSSSPSESDEDGRRGRRKGRSKGKGRDRKGDESDVSGAVGESANAINIDIERKEMGLDWMLRPAERSGNSAKAVIEEQQVEPGHEETQKVNPRELNPYLRDNGSGYPEDANETQGSSEQLLSSSLVGDGGASWRLKALKRAQEQAAREGRNIDEVVQERWGDLGNLAKSVVSRGAAPSRAHLHAIKSRRMGAAGDVKSDSNNQSEKDSERDSRRESLRDVSVRHPDMKAPKVHDSLSWGRRKGQKLRSEDAALILNALSNLNKFSNDGNFMNEFMNHHKRPEGGSDDALNSKTDAIREAESDSAVKISEEKQPLSANQLAAKAMQLRLKGKHEEAEKLMREAENNKLDHPQEDRLIELKNDVCASRYAMQDKQLRHKGKEDDGDRHLAQTIMNNKKYSTSTQADDEYDYDGAPAKKGKRKGVVHESKFDGRKSIAKRIVTQQERCIFCFENPSRPKHLVVAIGNFTYLMLPQFQPVAPGHCCIVTLQHEQGTRMVDDNVWEEIRNFKKCLIMMFKKQDQEVIFLETVIWLATQKRHCLIECIPLPQDMAKEAPLYFKKEVMLFFPSSFGRDEE